The Halomonas qaidamensis genome includes the window TATTGAAAGCCAGCACAGCATCGTGTTTCGTGGTGGGCTTATCACTCGCACTGGCTTTGCTGACAACTCGCTAACCGTAAGTAGTAACTCCCCTTTTACTCTTAACCGAAACGTAGACAGCCTGTACCGCAATCAGCTGGTCCTTCTCCAAGGTTTACAAACTTGTGATGTGTTTTATAACGCCTCAAACAGCGACAGCGTGCTTCAAAAAGCGACGGGGGCAGGATGGCTAGGCAATAACGACGCTGACAGTATTTTCTACAGCGTGGGTCAAAACGTTTCGCTGAGCGCCCTTAACAGCGCGCTTTACTATATCGGCCAAGACCCAGATAACGATGTTCCCCCTTCGTTAATGCGTTTAAACCTGAGCCAGAGGACACCACGCAACGAAATAGTTGCCAGCAACGTTGTTGCCATGCGCACCGCTTTCTTAATGGATGACGAATACCTTCCTCCCGAACAGCTCAGTGACGCTCAATGGGAAGATGTACGCGCGCTGCGCATCAGTTTAATTATACAGAGCGATCAAGCTAACCTGCGACGCACGCCGACATCCATTGCCACGGGGAATTTTCGCGACGATAACGCCTTCACCGCCGATGACGGTCGGCTTTATCAAGCCTTCACCACCACCATTTCGTTGAGGAACCGCTAATATGCAACGTTCAGGCGTTTCCCAGCAGCGTGGTATGGCGCTTGTGCTAAGCCTTATCTTTCTTGTCATCATCACGGTTCTCAGTCTTTCTTCTATGCAAGGGGCCATTACCCAAGACCGCATGGCAGCTAACCAACGAGATTACACGGTTGCCTTCCAAGCGGCAGAAGCCGCCCTGGGTAGCGCAGAGAGTCAGCTTCAAAACGGCATTGCACTCACTAATGGCTGGCGCACTCATCAACTGGGTATAGACGAACTGTCGCGCAATCCACGCTATCGCGTGCAACTAATGACGCCACTAGGCTCACACACCAACAATGCAGGCGTGGAACTGGTTGAAGTGCTCTACCGTATTGAAGCGCAAGGATTTGGTATTGGAGCAGACACTAATGTTGCCTTAGAGGCACTTTACGTTCGCCAGCAGCAAGTGGAAGCGCCATGAAAACAAGCCCCATAACAGTTAGCTCCATAACAGCTCGGCCTATCAAAATTGCGCTCTACCGCTTGTCGACCGCTGCGTTGGCGCTCGTGTTAACGCTTGGCTATACCACACCAGCTTCATTAGGTGCTGGCATTTTTCCACCTGAACCGCCGCCTGAAGAACCACCTCCAACCCCTGGAGAGCCTGACCCAGACCCAGATCCAGATCCAGAGCCACCTACGGAACCAGAGCCTGAACCTCCCATTGGCGGAGGCGATGACGGCCCCATTGATGAAGACTATGAAATCCCCGAAGAGCAAACAGGGATCTCACCAGCGCCGTTAAACGTGGTTAGCCGTGTGCCACCTAACGTACTGCTGATCTTGGATAACTCAGAAAGCGGCCAGGAAGGCTTAGATGGCCGGGTGGCAGTGGGACGTGAGCTTGGTGATAGAGAAACACCTCTCTGTCAGGGGAGCAGTTTAAATCCCACTAACTGCCCTGCAGGAGCACGCTCACCGCTTAGCAAATCCAGCATTATGAAGCGCGTAGGTAGTGAGCTAATTGAACGCTATCGGGGCGATATTAATATGGGCCTGATGGCCTATCAGCAGAACCCAGCCTCTCGAACACGGAATAATGCTTTTAGTGGTAGCACCGTCGTATGGCGACTGACCGAGCGTGCGCTTGAGCCGCGATACTCAACTAATGCTAACCCAAATTGGTATGACCCTGACTTTGAAGGCGCATGGAATGCAGCAACGAAACGCTATCGGGCGCGCCTGCCAGGGCTGAATATTTACGTCTTTTTTAATGTTGGTGTACCCGGCTATATGTTTGAAGAGAACTTCAGCACTGGGCTTCCCACTAACGACATCACCGAGTACTGGCGGCGTATTTCCAACCCAACAGCAACGTCTGATCAGTTATCAGAGCGTTACCGTAGCCTCACTAGCGGATCTTCAGGCTCACCCTTTATTGGCGACGGTATTTACTATAGCTCCCCCGTCAGGTCTAACTTCACCTTACCGCTGGTCGACAGCTTACGCCAACGGGGGATTCCTAACTGGGGATCGCATACCGCATCAATACAACTAAACCAGTGGGAATGGCGAACCACCTCTTCGCCGGGCTTAGGCTATTTACACGTACCGATTGGTGGATTAAACGCCGATGGGACGGTTAACGACGCGCACTGGGAGGCGATCGAAACAAAACTGGACTCTCAGCGACATGAGTGGAATGGCTCAGGCAACCCCATGACAGACCCGAACTGGCCGCTAATCGCGACAGGCCTAACGCCTATTGAAGGCACCATGTATACCGTGCGGGATTACTTTTTGAACAACGCTAGCTGGGGCGGCGATTTTAAGAATAACCAAGGCTACCAAGCCGGCATTACCATTCCCAATATCAATAACCCCGATGCCCAACAGTGCTTGGTTAACGCTAATATTTGGCTGACCGACGGCTTACCTTCAGTAGACCGCTTTGGCAACTCGCTGGGCAACAACGTTAGCAGGGCACTCAGCAGCGCCGAGGCCGCCATTAAGCGCCTTTACGATGATACTAATAGAGAGCTCTCCAGCCCCGTTAAAACCTACGTGGTTGGCTTTAACCTACCGCCCGATATTGCCAATCTGCCCAACGTTTCTGACGACCCGCTTGGCGATTTAGCCCGCGCAGGCGGCACCGAACGCGCCTATTTTGCTAACGACGAAGCATCGCTTAACCAGGTAATGCAGCAGGTACTAGGTAATATTATTGCCGCTTCTCAGTCCAACACCTCTGCGGCGGTTAACAGCGATGAGTTTGGGCTTGAAGGCGGTAATTTACTGTTTACCGCTGGGTTTCGAAGCGACGACTGGTCTGGCCGCCTAGCGGCATCAGTGATTCAGCCAGACGGTAGCCGTAGCGAACGCTGGAATGCACAAACCACACTTGCTCAGCAGGTAGGTAACCGTCGCCTATTAACGTCTAAACGCTTAGACGAAGGAGAGCGCATTGGCGCTCTGTTAATTCCTGAAAATAGTGGTCTCACCAGTGCCGAAATCAGCTGGTTACAGGGGCTGAATGTTCAGGGTCTTCGTCCTCGTGCTAATTCACTCTTGGGCGATGTTATCAACGCCAATCCAGTCGTGTTGCAGGGTAATGAAACACGCCCGTCGCTACTGCTAGTGGCTGCCAACGACGGTATGTTGCATGGTTTTAACGCCTCTAACGGCAGTGAGCTGTTTGCTTACCTACCCGCTGAACTTACCCAGGGCGATTCGCCCGTTCTGCGCGCGCTAACCCGTGAAGACTATAACCACCGTTACTTTATGGATGGCACGCCTGCAGTACGAGAGGTGAATATTCAGAGCGGCCCTGAGGCCGTCGCCGTAGGTACTATGGGGGCAGGCGGCCGCACAGTGTTTGCACTGGATGTTAGCGACCCCGGCAATATGGGCGCATCCGACGTGCTGTGGGAATTTCGCCACCCAGAACTAGGCACCGGGGTTAGCGAACCCACTATTACGCAGCTTACTGATGGCACCTGGGTCGCCATTTTTGGTAATGGCTACAACAGTACCGGTTATCAGGCGTCGCTATTTGTAGTGCGCCTTACTGACGGTAAGCTTATCGCTCATTTAAAAACAAATTCGGGCACTCAACAGGCACCGAATGGCTTAGCAACCCCAACGGTCACCGCCTGGCCACGCTTTTCAGGTGCACAGTTCGCTTACGCGGGTGATTTAGCAGGTAATATGTGGCGCTTTCCGCTCACCAACACGGGCAGCGTCAACCGGCTATATGCTGGCCAAGCCGACCAGCCAATTACCTCAGCGCCTGCCGTGACGCTAAGCAGCGACTCGCCGGATACGCTGATGGTGCTATTCGGCACCGGCAGCTACTTCCGCAGTAGCGATATTGGCGACAGTTCAAAGCAGCAGCTCATTGGTTTAGAGGACCGCGTTGACCGTAGCCTTCCCTTTACGTCGTCCAACTTAGCCTTACAGCGCATTACCGGAAACGCTACACGGGATGGTTTTAACTTACGCGCCAGTTCTAACGAGGCCCCCACCAGTAGCCAGCGTGGCTGGCGTTTGGAACTTCCTCCCGGCGAACGTGTTATTGCTAGGCCTTCTATTTCAAGCAGTTTGCCCCGGAGGGTGCGATTTTCGACGCTACTGCCCGACGAGTCTGACCCTTGTGGCGGCGGGCGCAGTGGTTTCTTTATGTCGCTTCTAGCGGACACAGGAGGTAGCGGTGGCACCACTACCTTTGATTTCAACGGGGATGGCAAAGAAGACAGCGATGCCACTATTAACGGCGAGGCTATTACCGGTTTACAAGCAGGGACTGGCGAGCGCTTAGTTAGCGTGAACGACGGCAATATCGAGCGGCTATTTGTGGGCAATCCCGATGATCCAGACGCCTCGCCCAACGGCGATGGTTCCATCGCCATTGGCTTTAGCAATGATCATCTAGGCCGCCGCTCTTGGCGGCAACTGAGTGGCGAAGAAAACATCAATTAAGCTAGTTAATAAAAAGGGGCAGAGCGCTTTGCGCTCTGCCCCTTATGACAACAAGACTATCGCTGTCTAAAGTTAATCGATTAACGGCAGCAACGTGTTCAAGCTATCTCTTGCATCGCCGTAGAACATACGCGTGTTCTCTTTGAAGAACAGCGGGTTCTCAATGCCCGAATAGCCCGTGCCCTGGCCGCGTTTGCTAACAAACACCTGCTTGGCTTCCCACACCTTCAACACCGGCATACCGGCGATAGGGCTATTGGGGTCTTCCTCGGCCGCTGGGTTAACGATGTCGTTGGAGCCGATCACGATCACAACATCAGTGCTTGGGAAGTCGTCGTTGATCTCATCCATTTCCAGCACGATATCGTAGGGCACTTTAGCTTCAGCAAGCAGCACGTTCATGTGCCCAGGCAGACGCCCTGCTACCGGGTGAATACCAAAGCGTACGGTTTTACCGGCTGCGCGCAGCTTACGCACTAAGTCACTGACGGCACTCTGTGCTTGCGCTACCGCCATGCCGTAACCCGGCACGATAATCACGCTATCCGCATCGTTTAAGGCGCTCGCGACACCGCCTGCATCAATCGCGACCTGTTCGCCTTCAATTTCAGCGGCTGGCCCTTGAGCACCACCAAAACCACCCAGGATGACATTGATAAAGTTGCGGTTCATCGCCTTACACATAATGTAAGACAGGATCGCCCCTGAAGACCCCACCAGGGCGCCGGTGACAATCAACAAGTCGTTGGAAAGCGTGAAACCAATCGCCGCTGCGGCCCAGCCGGAATAGCTGTTCAGCATCGACACCACCACCGGCATATCGGCACCGCCAATGCCCATAATCAGGTGATAGCCAATGAAGAACGACAACGCGGCCAACACGATCAGTGTCCAGAAACCTGCGCCGTTGAGGTAAAGAATCGCGAGTAGCAATGAAAGCGCCGCCGCACCGGCGTTGAGCATATGCCCACCCGGCAGTTGGCGTGGTTTGCCATCGACTTTACCTGCCAGCTTACCAAACGCAATTACCGAGCCGGTAAAGGTCACCGCACCGATGAAAATCGCAAACACCACCTCAATTTGCAAAAAGGTCAGCTCGTCAGGGGCTTTTGTAGCCACCAAGGCAGCAAACGCAGAAAACTCTTGCATCACGCCATCGGCTGCTTGTGCTGCCAGCACTCGGCGACGCTCTAAGTCTGCACTCCAGGCAACAAAAACCGCGGCCAAGCCCACAAAGCTATGTAGTGCCGCTACCAACTGAGGCATTTCGGTCATTTCGACCTTGCCTGCCACATAGACACCAATCCCAGCCCCGATCAGCATGGCCGGAATCAGCCACCAGTAGCCACCAATACCAGGCCCGAAGGAGGTAAAGAACACGGCTACGGCCATGCCCACGATGCCGTACCATACGGCGCGCTTGGCTTTTTCCTGATTGCTCAGGCCACCTAGCGATAAAATAAATAGCACACTTGCCGCAATTGCCGCGGCAGATACGAACCCTTGTCCTAACATATCGTTTCTCCGCCGCTTAGGATTTTTGGAACATGGCAAGCATCCGGCGTGTCACCAGGAAGCCACCCACGATATTAATCGATGCAATCAGTACCGAAATGGCCGCCAGCACGATAACGACGCCACTGCCTGAGCCGATTTGCAAAATTGCCCCTAAGATAATGATGCCTGAGATGGCATTGGTCACCGCCATGAGCGGCGTATGCAGCGAGTGACTGACCTTCCAAATCACCTGGAAGCCAATAAAGCACGCCAATACAAACACAATAAAGTGCTGCATAAATGAGGCGGGGGCTATTTGTCCCAACAGCAGCATGAGCGCTCCCCCCACGGCAAGCAAACCAACTTGACGCTTGGTTTGTGCTTTAAAGGTGGCCAGCTCAGCGGCCTTCTTCTCTTCAGGCGTTGGTTCTTTCTCTTTTTTCTTCGGCTTCGCCGCAGCAATCGCTTTTACTTTAGGCGGCGGTGGCGGGAAGGTGATGTCGCCCTGGTGGGTGACCGTCGCGCCGCGAATGACATCGTCTTCCATGTTGTGATGGATGACGCCGTCTTTCTCCGGCGTAAGGTCGGTCAGCATATGGCGGATGTTGGTGGCGTAAAGTAGCGACGCCTGGGTAGCCATGCGTGAGGGGAAGTCGGTGTAGCCCACTACCACAACGCCGTTATCAGAGACTACACGCTCGTCTGGCTTAGTTAAGTCGCAGTTACCGCCTTTTTCAGCGGCTAGATCAATGATCACTGAGCCAGGCTTCATGGCGGCGACCATATCTTCCAGCCACAGCTTTGGCGCGGGTCGACCAGGAATCAGCGCGGTGGTGATCACAATGTCGACGTCCGGCGCTTGTTCGCGGAAACATTCGAGCTGCTTTTCACGAAACTCGGGGCTTGAAGGCGAGGCATAGCCACCGCTTTCCGAGCCGTCCTGGCTGTCCTCAAAATCGAGGAATAGGAATTCAGCGCCCATGGATTCAATCTGCTCGGAGACTTCCGGGCGCACATCAAACGCACGCACCACGGCACCCAAACTAGTGGCGGTACCAATCGCCGCCAAGCCCGCGACACCTGCGCCGATCACCAGCACTTTAGCTGGCGGCACTTTACCGGCAGCGGTGACCTGACCCGTAAAGAAGCGACCAAAGTTGTTACCCGCCTCAATGACCGCCCGGTAGCCCGCGATATTGGCCATGGAGGAGAGCGCGTCCATCTTCTGCGCCCGTGAAATACGCGGCACCATGTCCATCGCGATGACCGTTGCGCCCTGCGCTTTACAGGTTTCCAGCAGCGCTTCGTTCTGTGCTGGCCAGAAAAACGCAATCAGCGTTTGGCCTTCGCGTAAGTAGTGAGCCTCTTTTTCCGAAGGTTCACGGACTTTAATCACCACGTCCGCATCACGCCACAGTGCTTCCGCACTTTCCACAACGCTGACGCCTGCGTCGCGATACGTGTCGTCATTAAAGCCCGCAGCAGCCCCCGCGCCGGCTTCTACTAGGCACTCATGGCCTAGCTTTTGAAGCTGTTTTGCGCTCTCAGGAGTCAACGCTACACGCGCTTCTCCCTGAGCTGTCTCTTTCGGTGCGCCTATTTTCACACGCTTTCTCCCTTAATTAGCCCATTTCCAGCGCCAGTACCAAAACGCTTATGTTTTCACCCCTGGCCATTGAGCGCTGAACCTTACTGCTAGCGCAAGTGATTACGCCAGATAGCAGTCTAGGATCTAACGCAGCGACCGCCAGTTACTATTCAACCTTGGATTCAACTGCGTTGTTTAACTACAACATGCACTTGAATTAGCAGCAATCCCCACCAAAAGGGCGAGAAAACTACTCCCAAAGTACCGCAGGCAGTTTGCCCTACCAGTGATTAACTGAAGAAGTGGGTAGGGCAAACACGATGAACTGCCACCAACTCCCATATCAACACTCGCATTAACACTCGCATTAACACTCACAACAACATGCTTAACAACGCAGGAGAGTCTCTTATGTGGACCAAACCGACCTATCAAGATATGCGCCTTGGCTTTGAAGTAACGCTGTATATCTCTACCCGCTAATCTCTAGCGACTGAGCCGCGGCCCCTGTCTTCACCATGTTTTCACTAGGCAGGGGCTTTCACCGCAGCACCAACGTAGGAGGCCAGCCTATGCAAGTTTTAGTTCTTGGGGCTGCCGCAGGCGGCGGCTTTCCCCAGTGGAATTGCAACTGCCCTAACTGTTATCACGTACGCCAGGGTAGTACTGACCATCAACCGCGCACCCAATCATCGATTGCGTTAAGCGTGGATGGCAAGCAGTGGTTGCTGTGCAATGCGTCCCCTGACATTCGTGCCCAGCTCAATGCCAACCCAGAACTATGGCCAAGCGAGCTGCGTGGCAGCGGTGTTCGCGGCGTGCTGCTGGTGGATGCCCAGATCGACCACGTCACTGGGCTACTTTCCCTAAGAGAGGGCTGCCCGCTGGAGGTATGGTGCACGCCCAATGTGCATCGCGATTTATCTACCGGCTTTCCGCTCTTCCCGATGCTGGAGCACTGGGGCGGACTTCATTGGCAGCCGATTGGTTTGGAAAATCAGCAGGAAGTTACCGAATTTTCGATTCCCTTTCTGCCCGATATCGCACTCACCGCCTTTGCACTACACAGCAATGCCCCGCCCTACTCACCACGGCGCGGCGCACCCTCCTGTGGCGATAATTTAGGGCTGTATATAGTCGACCGTCGCAGCGGCAAGTCGCTTTGCTATGCCCCTGGGCTTGGCAACCCAACACCGCTGGCGATGCGCTTCTTAAACGCCGCTGATGTGGTGATGGTCGATGGCACCCTGTGGGAAGACAATGAAATGCAGACACTCGGCGTTGGCACCTCTACAGGCCAACAAATGGGTCATCTCGCGCTCAATGGCAACGGCGGCATGTGTGAACTGTTGAGCGAACTACCCAGCAGCACGCGGCGCATTTTGATTCATATCAACAACACTAATCCGATATTGGACAGCGCAAGCGATGCAGCGAAAACGGTGCAGGCCGCAGGCATCGAAACCGCTTATGACGGTATGAAACTTACCCTGTAGCCGACCTTTTTCTTTATAGAGCACTGACATCAGCAGCACTAACAATAACAATCAGGAGATAGATCATGGCGCTGACAGCGATAACGCCCTGCGCTTCTACCACCCCGCTCAGCCGGGAGGCGTTCCGTGAAGCGCTAATGAGTAAAGGGCAGTACTACCACCTTAACCACCCCTTTCAGCAGGCGATGGCCAATGGCGAACTTACCCGAGAGCAGCTGCAGGGCTGGGTGGCTAACCGCTTTTACTACCAGCTGATGATTCCCCAAAAAGATGCCGCGCTGCTGGCCAACTGCCCCGATGCCGCTACCCGCAGGCGATGGGTGCAACGCCTGCTTGACCACGACGGCCACGCTGAAGATGAAGGCGGTATTGAAGCTTGGTTGGCGCTCGGTGAAGCCGTAGGGTTACCGCGTCATACGCTGCTTTCCCAGGAGCGTGTGTTACCCGGCGTGCGCTTTGCAGTTGATGCCTACCGCCACTTTGTCGCCCGCGCGCCCTGGCAGGAGGCAGCGATCTCATCGCTGACTGAACTGTTTGCGCCACTTGCCCACCAAAACCGCTTGGATACCTGGCCCCAGCACTACCCATGGATAAACGAGCAGGGCTATCGCTATTTCCGCAAGCGGCTCAGCGAGGCCCGCCGAGACGTTGAGCATGGCTTGGAAATCGCCTTAGGCGTATGTACGACCGTGGCGCTGCAGCAGCGCGCGCTGGACATTCTGCAATTTAAGCTCGATGTGCTGTGGAGCATGCTGGATGCCATGACTATGGCCTATCAGTTAGACCGCCCGCCTTACCACACCGTCACCCGCGAAGCGGTATATCACCGTGGGCTTGAGCACTCACATTACTAGGCCATGATCGACCAGCGTTGGGGAATTCACCATGTCACAGCAACTCGCCATGTCACAACAACTCGCCATGTCACATCACGATATTTACCAGCTGCGACGCGGCTGGCGCTTACAGTGGGAAGCCATTCAGGGCTGCCACGTTATTCTCTACCCCGAGGGCATGGTCAAGCTCAGCGCGACTGCCGGCGCGATTCTTGAACAGGTCGACGGCCAGCAAACTATCGGCGACATTATCGCCACCCTACAGCAACGCTACCCAGGCGCAGAGACCTTAGCAGACGACGTCGTGCAGTTTATCGATGAAGCCCGCAGCAACGGCTGGCTAGCCATGAAGGAGGTGCATTGTGGCTAATAAAAACTTGCTCAATCAACATTCAGCCAACCCAGCCGCTGAAGCGACCTCACCGCCACTATGGCTGCTGGCGGAACTCACCTACCGCTGCCCGCTGCAGTGCGCTTACTGCTCTAACCCGCTGGCCTTTACCCGCTACCAAAACGAGTTGGATACCGACGCGTGGTTTAGCGTACTGCGCCAAGCCAGGGCCATGGGGGCGGCTCAGCTGGGGTTTTCCGGCGGCGAGCCGCTGATTCGCCAAGACCTGGAAGCGCTAGTAAGCGAAGCACGCACGCTTGGCTTTTATACCAACCTGCTGACCTCCGGCGTGGGGCTGACTGCCCAGCGGGTAGACGCCCTGGCAGAAGCAGGTCTGGATCATATCCAGATTAGCCTGCAAGCCGCCGACCCCGAACTGGCCCAGGCACTGGCAGGCTCTGCCAAGGCTCACGCCAACAAGCTGGCGATGGCCAAAGCCGTCAAATCGGCAGGCTACCCCATGGTGTTGAACGTGGTGCTGCATCGGCACAATATCGATCAAATTGGCGACCTGATTGCGCTTTGCGATGAGCTAGGCGCAGATGCGGTTGAACTGGCCAACTGCCAATATTACGGCTGGGCGTTTTTGAACCGTCAAGCGCTGATGCCCACCCGTGAACAGCTGATACGTGCCGAAGCGGAAACCAACCGCTGGCGTGAAACACTCGCGGCGCGTGGCCGCGATATGTCATTGCTGTTTGTGGTGCCGGACTACTTTGAGCAAGCGCCTAAAGCGTGCATGGGTGGTTGGGGCAGTATTTTTATGACCGTTGCTCCAGATGGCGCCGTATTGCCCTGCCATAGCGCCAGGGAGCTGCCGATGGCGTTTCCCAACGTCAAAGAGACATCACTGCAGGACATTTGGTACCAAAGCGATGCCTTCAACCGTTTTCGCGGCACCCAGTGGATGCCGACGCTTTGCCAACAGTGCGACGATCGCGATAAAGACCATGGCGGCTGCCGCTGCCAAGCTTATTTGTTAACCGGCGATATGAACGCCACTGACCCCGTGTGCCAGCACTCTCCTCAGCATGGGTTGTTAGAGAGCCTGATCACAGAAAATGCCACAATCACTTCTGATCAAGCGACCCTGATACCCCGCAATGCTCGCCAGTCAAAGCAGTTGCAAACAAAGCAGTTGCAGGGTCAGGCTGAAAGTCAGAGTGGCTTGAGTCAGAGCGGCTTGGCAGCGCCTTCGCCCCGCCAACCACTCGAGCTGATTTATCGGCAGTAAATCTATTTATCCGTAACTATCCGTAACAAACCTGGTTAATAGTTACAAACCTATTAAGGCTCGCAGGTGGCTCGCTCAGCATGAGCGGGCAGCTGCGGGCAAACGGCTGCTAACGAATGTCCGCTCGCTTGCCAGCCATCCACCCCCTTTGGGTACCAATAGAGCTCTTCATAGCCCATTGCCTCGGCGCGCCGTGCAGCGTTCCAGGAAAGCCAGCAGTCAGCACGGCAGAAAAACACCAGCGGCGCGGCTTCAGCGCGCTCACGCTGTGCATCTAGCGTTGTCTTAAAATAATCATGCCACTCCTCTTCCAAGCTAGCCGCGCCCACATTAGGCAGCCAAATACTCCCTGGGATCGTTAAATGCGCACTATCCTGCAGAAAAAGGCCGTTATGCCAAGGCAGCGCATAGACATCCACCAGAATCACTGGCGGCGATTCCAGCAGCGCTTGAAAAGCATGGTCATCTAACGTGGTCACCCCTGGAAGCGGTGCGGTTACGGGCGCTTTGAAAGGCGGCAAGCGGTAGCCTTCTTGGTTAAATGCCGCTGAGGGCGCTTCAGCGTGTGCCGCTCCACTGAATACACCCGCTGCCCACGCCACACAGAGCATATAGCGGCGCACAGAGTGCGCCGGAGATTGCGTCAACATGGTGACCTTACTCCCAATCAAACGGGCAGGCGGTACAGCCCTCCATTTGGGCCATTTGGAAGTTTCCGTAGTGGATGCGTGCACCGGTCATATCCGCATCATTGAGGCGCGCGATGTTCATTTTGGCTTCTTGCAGATTAGCATCGCGCAGGTCCGCTCCGTTCAGGTTGACCTTATTCATCCAGGCCATTTCCAGGTTGCTGCCCATCAGCGTCGCTCCCTGCATGCTAGCTCCAGAAAGCCGGGCAAACTCCAGGTTAGCGCCAGTCAAATCAGCATGGTCAAACGTTGCGCCCTGGGCATAGATACTCCAGCTATCCAACCCGACCAAACTGGCATGGGAAAGATCAGCACCGCGTAAATGAGTGCTAGGCATACGCGCGCGATTGAGGTTGGCATAGCGCAACGATGCGCCTTCAAAATCAACGCTGCGTAGGTTGCTGTGGCGGAAATCAGCGCCTTCTAGGTTACTGCCCGCAAAGTTAGCGCCCTGTAGGTCAAGGTTAGAAAAGTCGCCGCCCGATAAATCCATATTGGCGCACTGAGCACCTGGGACCAGCTCACAGCCGTTATGTACTGGCGGTTGATACGCTTCAACATAATCGTCGGCAACAACACTGCCTATCGCGCTCAGACAGAGAAAAATCGCCGTTGCTTGGCGGCTTAATATAGGTAGAGCATTACGCGTTATCATTATTGTTCTCTCCATTACCGTTAATGTTATTCAAAAAAGGGCGGCAAAGGCCGCCCAAGAGGTGTCAATAACTTAACGATTAGCCAGATCTTGAACGAAAGATGGCAGCTTGAAGACCCAGAACGAACCACCCTGAGCAATCGGCCGCGTCAGTTCAGCCATATCACCACCCCAGAGAGGAACCGCGCCGCCATAACCGGCGGTAACACCAATGTACTGTTCACCATCCATTTCCCAAGTTACCGGTGGTGAAATGATGCCGGTGCCTACCTGGAACTTCCAAAGCTCTTCACCGGTTTCAGCGTGGAAGGCTTTGAAGTAGCCATCACCTGTGCCGGTAAACACCAAATCACCGTGGGTCGCTAGCACGCCTGCCCATAGCGGCATGGGTTCTTTATGCTCCCAAGCGTACTCGCCAGTCACCGGATCAACAGCGCGCAGAATACCGACGTGGTCGTCGTACATGCGCTTAATGCGGAAGCCCATACCTAAGTAGGCCGCGCCTTCCACGTACTCAACTTCCTCAGTCCAGTAATCTTCTTTCCAGTGGTTACCCGGCACATAGAACAGCCCTGTATCTTCGCTATAAGCCATCGGGTTCCAGTTTTTACCACCCAAGAATGGCGGTGAAACTTCGACTGGTTCAGAGCGTGTTTGTCCCTCTTCCAAACGCGGTG containing:
- a CDS encoding pentapeptide repeat-containing protein — its product is MITRNALPILSRQATAIFLCLSAIGSVVADDYVEAYQPPVHNGCELVPGAQCANMDLSGGDFSNLDLQGANFAGSNLEGADFRHSNLRSVDFEGASLRYANLNRARMPSTHLRGADLSHASLVGLDSWSIYAQGATFDHADLTGANLEFARLSGASMQGATLMGSNLEMAWMNKVNLNGADLRDANLQEAKMNIARLNDADMTGARIHYGNFQMAQMEGCTACPFDWE